The Toxorhynchites rutilus septentrionalis strain SRP chromosome 3, ASM2978413v1, whole genome shotgun sequence genome includes a region encoding these proteins:
- the LOC129774440 gene encoding uncharacterized protein K02A2.6-like — protein sequence MASGGGEPAGETVQDMQTAILQITQLLQRFAVPRQPNPEHTLEALSSNISEFSFNPENGVTFKKWFARYTDLFESDAQHLDDAAKVRLLLRKLDTASHSRYLNYILPRLPKDVTFKDTVETLIKIFEEQTSLFRRRFQCLQLAKSEGDDIITYGGKVNRACEDFDFVNLTIDQFKCLVFVTGLKASKHADIRTRLLTRMENERPDAPVTLQTLIDEFQQLVNLKADTSLIEHPASPKAAVHAICEKKRPSEVPKPSFKPEAKSPKTPCWQCGQMHFVKDCTYSSHLCKSCNRVGHKEGYCGCFTKTSNAPAGDNSNQKGKKNQKKKTKYHANIVHTVNHTGNLTRFVTTMMNGRQATLQLDSGSPITIISEETWRKVGSPALKPSSCEALSATKDPLPLLGEFTCLVGVNDVIKPGLCRVTSVKGLNLFGSEWMDLFEMWTKPLSSFINQVNQSNSNSFSGKHFLMRFPEVFQDTLGHCQKAQISLHLKPDARPIFRPKRPVPYNAIPLVETELNRLQQLGIISPVDYSDWAAPIVAVRKPGGKVRICADYSTGLNSMLEAHNFPLPTPDDIFSKLAGSKAFSIIDLSDAYLQVEVDDASKRLLTINTHRGLFNFNRLAPGVKSAPGAFQQLMHTMIAGISGVEVFLDDFIIFSKNEEQHYQTLCTLFSCLQEYGFHLKLEKCHFYQREIKYLGHIVDANGLRPDPEKTAAISTMPRPTDISTLRSFLGAVNFYGKFIREMHQLRRPLDQLLKKDAKFVWSAECQQAFTDIKQVLQSDLLLTHYDPALEIIVAGDASNTGAVIMHRFPDGRIKAVAHASKTLSSAEQNYGQIEKEALALVFAVTKFHRMLLGRRFKLQTDHQPLVKVFGSKKGVPIHTANRLKRWALTLLGYDFDIEFVSTNNFGYADVLSRLISSHERPEEEFVVASVNIEPDQQCILDSTIEHLPVTFDMVQKATSADPMLQRLIQYINSGWPKNGKSIQNVALQTFFHRRESLYVVQGCVMMMERLVIPECFRKKLLKQLHRGHPRIERVKAIARSIIYWPKIDDDITEYIRSCTSCANAKKSPPQAKPHPWQTAEGPWERIHLDYAGPIDGFSYLVIVDSFSKWPEMFQTKSTTASSTIGFLTESFARFGVPKVIVSDNGTQFTGFEFRSFCEKLGIIHFRTAPFHPQSNGQAERFVDTLKRSLRKIQEGEGLRASAALQTFLQVYRATPSNLLEGKSPSEVLNGRKMRTTLDLLKPSNILPQPPVAAKPCQARKLAAGSLVFAKVHKNNTTWKWQSGVIIEAIGNVHYNVLLDAPSGRKRLIRSHIDQLRTNDTGKQKKTEIELLLSILLGDFGMTTNAEFPDENSSFVSA from the coding sequence ATGGCAAGCGGAGGAGGAGAACCAGCCGGAGAAACGGTCCAGGACATGCAAACGGCGATTTTGCAAATCACCCAACTCTTGCAGCGGTTTGCGGTTCCCAGGCAGCCAAATCCGGAACACACGTTGGAAGCCCTTTCTTCCAACATCAGCGAGTTTTCTTTCAACCCAGAAAATGGCGTCACATTCAAGAAATGGTTCGCACGCTATACCGACCTTTTCGAGAGCGACGCGCAGCATTTGGATGATGCAGCCAAGGTCCGGCTGTTGCTGCGAAAATTGGACACCGCTTCCCACAGTCGGTATTTGAATTACATCCTTCCAAGGCTCCCTAAGGATGTTACGTTCAAGGACACCGTGGAAACGTTaatcaaaattttcgaagaacAAACCTCACTTTTCCGACGCCGGTTCCAGTGTCTCCAACTGGCGAAAAGCGAAGGAGACGACATCATAACCTACGGCGGAAAGGTAAACCGAGCGTGTGAAGATTTCGATTTTGTGAACCTAACAATCGACCAGTTCAAATGTCTGGTTTTCGTGACCGGACTGAAGGCATCCAAGCACGCTGATATTCGGACGAGATTGCTCACCCGGATGGAAAACGAGAGACCGGACGCACCAGTGACTCTTCAAACTCTCATCGACGAGTTCCAGCAGCTCGTTAATCTGAAAGCAGACACCAGCTTGATTGAGCATCCAGCCAGCCCGAAAGCAGCAGTACACGCCATCTGTGAGAAGAAGAGACCATCAGAAGTTCCCAAGCCCTCGTTTAAACCGGAAGCCAAATCTCCAAAGACGCCGTGCTGGCAATGCGGCCAGATGCACTTCGTGAAGGATTGCACATACAGCAGCCATCTGTGCAAATCTTGCAACCGTGTGGGACACAAGGAAGGGTACTGCGGATGCTTCACCAAGACTTCAAACGCGCCTGCTGGGGATAATTCCAACCAAAAGGGTAAGAAGAACCAGAAGAAGAAGACCAAGTACCATGCCAACATCGTTCACACTGTAAACCACACCGGTAATCTCACCCGTTTCGTCACGACAATGATGAACGGACGTCAAGCCACACTGCAACTCGACAGTGGATCACCAATCACCATCATCAGTGAAGAGACCTGGAGGAAGGTTGGATCACCTGCACTCAAGCCATCGTCCTGTGAAGCACTTTCTGCAACCAAAGATCCTCTGCCGCTGCTGGGGGAATTCACCTGTCTCGTAGGAGTCAACGACGTCATCAAGCCTGGACTATGCCGAGTAACGTCAGTCAAGGGACTCAACCTGTTCGGCTCGGAATGGATGGACCTCTTCGAGATGTGGACGAAACCATTGTCATCGTTCATTAATCAAGTGAATCAATCCAATTCAAATTCCTTTTCTGGAAAGCATTTCCTCATGCGGTTTCCCGAAGTTTTTCAGGACACTCTTGGGCATTGCCAGAAAGCTCAAATCAGTCTTCACCTGAAGCCAGATGCCAGACCGATTTTTCGACCCAAACGCCCGGTTCCATACAACGCCATTCCCTTGGTCGAAACCGAGCTCAATCGTCTACAGCAGTTGGGCATTATCTCACCAGTAGATTACTCCGACTGGGCAGCTCCTATCGTGGCAGTTCGGAAGCCGGGTGGCAAGGTTCGAATTTGTGCCGACTACTCCACTGGGCTGAACTCGATGCTGGAGGCGCACAATTTTCCGCTTCCCACACCGGACGACATCTTCTCGAAGTTGGCTGGAAGCAAAGCGTTTAGCATAATCGATCTGTCGGACGCTTACCTACAGGTTGAAGTCGACGATGCATCGAAGCGACTCCTCACCATCAACACCCACCGGGGCCTATTCAACTTCAACAGGCTGGCTCCTGGTGTAAAGTCAGCACCCGGTGCTTTCCAACAGCTTATGCACACCATGATTGCTGGGATTTCCGGTGTTGAGGTGTTCCTGGATGACTTCATCATCTTCAGCAAAAACGAGGAGCAACACTATCAGACGTTGTGCACCCTGTTCAGTTGCCTCCAAGAATATGGGTTCCATCTGAAGCTGGAAAAGTGTCATTTCTATCAGCGGGAAATCAAATATCTGGGGCACATCGTCGACGCAAATGGCCTACGCCCGGATCCGGAGAAAACAGCAGCAATTTCCACGATGCCACGTCCAACCGATATTTCCACACTGCGATCGTTCTTGGGCGCAGTGAATTTTTACGGAAAATTCATCCGTGAAATGCATCAACTCCGAAGACCGCTGGATCAACTTCTGAAAAAAGATGCAAAATTCGTTTGGAGTGCCGAATGCCAACAAGCCTTCACCGACATCAAGCAAGTTCTTCAGTCGGACCTATTACTTACCCACTATGACCCAGCGTTGGAGATCATCGTGGCGGGTGATGCATCCAACACCGGAGCGGTCATCATGCATCGTTTCCCGGACGGTCGTATCAAGGCAGTCGCTCATGCGTCCAAGACTCtgtcgtcggctgaacaaaacTACGGACAAATCGAAAAGGAGGCGCTCGCTCTGGTCTTTGCTGTCACCAAGTTCCACCGCATGCTGTTGGGACGAAGGTTCAAGCTACAGACTGACCACCAGCCACTGGTGAAAGTCTTTGGATCGAAGAAAGGAGTTCCCATCCACACGGCAAATCGGTTGAAGCGTTGGGCACTTACACTGCTTGGGTACGATTTCGATATCGAGTTCGTATCTACCAACAATTTCGGCTATGCGGATGTACTATCGAGGCTCATCAGCAGCCACGAGCGACCAGAGGAAGAATTTGTGGTGGCAAGTGTCAACATCGAGCCCGATCAGCAGTGCATTCTGGACAGCACCATCGAACACCTACCAGTCACATTCGATATGGTGCAGAAAGCTACGTCAGCAGACCCAATGTTGCAGCGACTCATCCAGTACATCAACTCCGGCTGGCCCAAGAACGGAAAATCGATTCAGAATGTAGCATTGCAGACGTTTTTCCATCGGCGTGAATCATTATACGTTGTACAAGGTTGCGTGATGATGATGGAACGGTTGGTGATTCCGGAGTGTTTCCGGAAGAAACTATTGAAGCAGCTACATCGAGGTCATCCCAGAATCGAACGAGTCAAAGCCATCGCTCGGAGCATCATCTACTGGCCGAAGATCGATGACGACATCACTGAGTACATTCGAAGCTGTACCAGCTGTGCGAATGCGAAAAAATCTCCACCACAAGCAAAGCCACATCCGTGGCAGACCGCAGAAGGTCCATGGGAACGTATTCATTTGGACTATGCCGGACCGATCGACGGGTTCAGCTATCTGGTCATCGTCGATTCCTTTTCCAAGTGGCCAGAGATGTTCCAGACGAAATCAACGACAGCTTCTTCGACGATCGGGTTCCTCACTGAGAGCTTTGCCAGATTTGGCGTACCGAAGGTAATTGTTTCTGATAATGGAACCCAGTTCACTGGATTCGAATTTCGTTCCTTCTGCGAAAAGCTGGGCATCATCCATTTCCGCACCGCACCGTTCCACCCCCAATCGAATGGTCAAGCGGAAAGATTCGTCGACACGCTTAAGAGGTCACTGCGCAAAATCCAAGAGGGGGAAGGATTACGAGCATCTGCAGCACTACAAACCTTTCTGCAGGTGTATCGAGCAACTCCGTCCAATCTGCTCGAGGGCAAATCCCCTTCGGAAGTGCTGAACGGCAGAAAAATGCGGACAACATTGGATTTGCTGAAGCCTTCGAACATACTTCCACAACCACCGGTAGCAGCCAAGCCTTGCCAAGCACGGAAACTTGCAGCCGGATCACTGGTATTCGCGAAGGtgcacaaaaacaacaccacctGGAAGTGGCAATCTGGAGTCATCATTGAGGCGATTGGGAATGTACATTACAATGTACTTCTTGATGCACCATCCGGACGGAAGCGGCTAATTCGTTCTCACATCGATCAACTTCGGACCAACGACactggaaaacaaaaaaaaacagaaattgaacTACTGCTGAGCATTCTTTTGGGCGATTTCGGAATGACAACAAATGCGGAGTTTCCCGACGAAAATTCTTCTTTTGTTTCAGCATAA